atttcaaaatgggaaaagtggaattccaaaGTTATTGTGGAGCCtcttttgtgttttctgtgatgTTGCACTCTCCTCTTTGGCTTCTAACACACTTTCCACATCATCTGACTGACTTTGCACTGGAAGACAAACCCCTTCTACATCCCTAATAGTTGCTTCCTGAGATTTTGTTACCTCGTCTACATCTACGTCTTTTACTTCTAATTCTGTTGCTTCTAAGGCACTTTCAATTTCTCCTTCTGACGTCCTTCCCTCTTCTACCTGGCCAACATCATTCTTTTTGTCTAACCCACTTGAGTTGTTGGTTTCGCTTGCAGCAAGCTCTGCTCTTTCCACGATTAAGAATTCTGTTTGTGATTTCGTCACCCCTTGCTGTGGCTTCTCCTGCAGTTCCGCCAGCTCTGGTGCGGTGGCGCTCCTGCGCAGGCCGGTGACGCCGTGCCTCTTGCTGCTGTCCAAGGCAACGGTAGCCAAATCCCACTTGTCCGCAACTCGACATTCTTTGGTCTTCACTCCGACAGCCTTCAGGATGGTGTCCATTTGGTTCATGTAGTCCATGTGGCCATTCACCTGTTATAAATAACATCAAacaaaattaagtttttttgtttctttttttttttatcatcaagGTCCCCACATAAGATCATAAGGACACTTGAAGCTACTGGTTACCTGAATAAGATGGAAACATCTCTTCTTGCAGAGTGAAAAAAACTATTCTCtcccttactacatgtacagagtaTGTTTAATCATAGCCCTATATGACTTTAAAGACAAAATCAGTTAACAAGTTGCAAAACATTAACACAATCACAAATATTTTAtataattcaatttttttctcaaagacAAGGACTGGTTTGTTCATAGACTAATGATTTAAAAGTATCCTACATGTACTCCTAAATGTACACCTTTTTTTCTCgatttgtttaattttgagaaACGTACCACAGAGCTGAGGTCCACATTGAGCATGCGTCTGTTGTCCCATTTCACAGGCCTCAGACCGGCCACACTCAGCTGGACGGATGATGTTCTGTACAGGAACTGCAACAACCAGTCTCCTCTGCAAAACAACACAATTTTTTagttaaaggtaaaggtagtcctaaAGCATTTTTGAGGCTGCAAACTAGGGCAATGGCTTCTtctccactgtgtctagggcatggtaatTGAGAGTGGAGCCCAATTTGCACATGAGTTTACCtgcccaaccgaagtcaggtacccattttacacctgggtggactAAGGAATGCCATGtcaagtgtctttcccaagggcaaaagatcAGTTGCATGGAAGGATTTGTTCTGGGCCAAACCCCGCAAttatgccacatgaccccacatTTTGTACTATAAACACTGTCGACATGAACTTTGTTATTGCTGTAAGCCTTGTAGTGACTAGTGGCACATCgatcagcaagtttccttgctgtttcaatAGCAGGCTATACTTTTACAGGGAAGGGTCCTCAAGGCACTTCCTCAAACATGGGTTGTGTAACCCCAAAGCTCCCTTACATCCCTTCCAGCCCCCACCGAGATATGCTGACCCCAGCACTCAAACAGAGGTCTCCCAGTTACATATTGAAACAGATTGGAATCAGGAGCACAACTATGAGAGCCACTAACAGTTTGCCACAGGTGAGATTTGACAGTACAATGTACTGATACTTGTATGTACAAATCTAGTCCACACTTACCTACAGTAACCATTGATGATCCTACCAGAGACCAGTCTGTCCATGGGCATCCAGTTCTCAGGCTTTCCATTGATAGGTGCACCCAGTAGAACCACATCCTCTATGATACCTTCACAATCTGAGCAAGTTAGGAGAGGATGTAAATcataaagaaagaaattctaTAATCAATCGTGGTTATATTAAGAATTTTTTATGTCAAGGTTTAAGTAATAAGTGATTAAAGTAAACTTTGCACTTTCCAAATGCTGTCTATAAACAGATATTCATTTACAACTAACAAATATCAGAATGAATTGCAACTTATTAAACATACTAAAAATTTAATGCTATATATTATATAGTTGAAGAAGTGTCATCATTTAATGACCATATTGTAGTTAGTCTTCAATGTTTGTATGAACTCTTCTTTTCTTGAACTATCCTTTGAATGAGAGAATGAACTATCTTCACTAACATCTCTTGAGGCATTACAAGTCAATTTCCAATTGTAAGTCATATCTAAAGAATTCAGAAGGGTTACATGGTTACATTGTGTACCTTTCCTTTTGGCCATCTCCTTCAGACAGTAGAAGATGACTCTTGCACCAAGACTGAAACCAACCAGGGTGACAGGTCTCTTCCCCTGGGGAAATATCAATAGATCATGGTCTTACTAGGAATTACAATATGATTTACTGACCAGATTAGcagtgggtaccagtacagagacttcaggtccggttcaggtccagacctgaacctggacctgattcagtatgtaaaAACTGGTGACTGGACAAAactcaaaataatggtccattttcctacaaagaaatctgtttggtggagtattcccctcccactggcgttttaaaccctacaaggctaactgcttctctacgattggctgtaaacctGAGTAGAAACGACTGTAGACTCTACGCTACTTTgctcgttattttcttcgaccggtaagcccccaaacatgtGAATGTCGATCATATAATCTCTTccttttccaataggtccaacatccggtccaccaaatttttttcaggtccggtttttctggaccggtcaaataagaaaaaaacggttttggtaccggtacccacccctagaccAGAGTGCTTGATTTGCAGTTGGCAGGCTTTTACTTTGCCTTTAACACAGCACTATTAAAGGCCAAACAAATATTAATCTCTTTCTAACGAATATGTCAACACAGGGACAATCCTTGTACTGCAGTATCAGGTATGATAATTAGATTCTAACACCGTTATCATTCTCCAACTATTCTAGTTATTGACCCTGACATAACTGTTAGTTAGTGAAGATGGTTAACCTGTTGATGGGTTAGCAGAACTTCTGCCAGCTGTTTGCCGACCTCCTCTGACCTCTGCAGACAGACGCTCCAGGGGTTGTCGATAACGTAGGCAGCGGACATGAGCGACACGGGCCATGTTAGCGCTGCCAGAAGACCTGTTAGCAACGTAGTCATGTTAATGTTAGGCCACAATGATGTCATTTGTTTCTATCTCAGGTTTAAAATATAATTTGCTTAATCAGGATATCCAGACGATAGACCTTGACACACACAGGGTCTCCAGGGCTCtcatctttatacatgtacaccaacaGTACAAAAAAGTCTTTTCATTTCTAATTGTTCACGGTGTGaatcaatgtacaatgtattttaatttttataTATTGTTAgctgttatgtttttttttatgccaCCTGTCTGCTCCATCAATTTTCTATAAAAATTGGAGAACAAAGAAATTAATTTGGTATGGcctgatactgtaaatcttggaaTATTAGCTTTGGTTCTGCTTTCACAGTTTTCACAGTAACCTCTCCAATGCAGAATCTTAACCCAGCAAATAAGCCTTTCTTTGTACACGTGTCACTAGTACTGTACTACAGATTGAATTTTTTCAATCGCAAATTTGGATCACTGCAAAAACTTCAAAATTTCTGCAAAAAGAAGTGAATTTTCTGTAGTAACTATATGAATGACACAAACAGCACTTTGCCTACCGGCCAGAACAGTGTACTTCAAGGCCTCCTGTGCAGCAGTTGTCACCAGACTGCTGACGATGTACTCGAATGCTCGCCCGAGACTCAGCAGATACTTGGCCTCCCACCTCAGACAGTACTGCTCCTTAGACTGCAGTAGGGTCTCCCAAGGAGCAGAGAAATTGTCTTGAGGAGGAAAGGTTTAGGAGATTAAGACATGTGTTCAAACTGAATAGCTGGTGAAGGGCATGCAGAGCTAATCAAAGATGACATAGTGCCAATACAGTACTGGATATATATACAGTAATGTATAAATTCCCCTCTCCTGACGGGGACAACAGATATAGACAATAAACTGTAAactgtatgtgagtgtgtgagtgagtgagtgagtgagtgtgtgagtgtgagtgagtgtgtgagtgtgtgagtgagtgagtgagtgagtgattgagtgagtgagtgagtgagtgagtgagtgagtgagtgagtgagtgagtgagtgagtgagtgagtgagtgagtgagtgagtgagtgagtgagtgagtgagtgctgGTACGTTGGCAATTTTAAGTTTTGGATCTGTCCCTAAAGCATTTTCATATTAACTGTTATATATGACTGGCCCTATCATGCAGATTTGATTTAATTTACCTGGCTTGTCTGACCGCAGCCAACCAGAGACAGCGATGGTGATGTGGAGTTGGTTCCCTTCAGTCAGTGGTTCAAATTCAAACTGTTCTACTGCCCCAACTCTCTTCTTCATCTTGTACCCTAGGCAGCATaaaaggtacagtcaaacctgtctatagcaacAACTCAAGAGACTTGAAGAAATGgtcacactcactcacatcaTAGACAGTTGGTAACTTAAGAGGAAAAACAATTGGTTACAGAATATACAAAATTATACTAACTTGACAAGACACAACTGCAGACTATTGCTTCAAACTATTGCTTATTTTCAAACTTCTGTGACCTAAAATAGAC
The window above is part of the Branchiostoma floridae strain S238N-H82 chromosome 14, Bfl_VNyyK, whole genome shotgun sequence genome. Proteins encoded here:
- the LOC118430534 gene encoding transmembrane and coiled-coil domain-containing protein 4-like; amino-acid sequence: MADPGDQLPGKKKEESSSSEDTEERKINNGTEEDLVIPSPDDTNRSVNSKMTTETNNDKQQDIIPASTSSLFSTLEESGGSAVPSEAEDTKKIESILPQQHVQAKTSTTDISGTDDSDIDAENNQQLSRTKEDGSNDKTTEDGRQVRERPSHLDVEPIVKKISDAAHFSYISLCAISMAQLFETQYDRQWKKNFLLSLREYLELPESVEASMEAFQHGMGSECLPSLVDTLVKEPFLETSAFPLVQDLLTFGLREGDYDARTRCLLKQVALYLRVPWEDVETYEESLVKSLKEHQFELSEEERKEKEKQKKSKQRKRFVAIGLATVVGGTLIGLTGGLAAPLVAAGAGAIIGGTSAAVLGSTAGLAVITSLFGAAGAGLTGYKMKKRVGAVEQFEFEPLTEGNQLHITIAVSGWLRSDKPDNFSAPWETLLQSKEQYCLRWEAKYLLSLGRAFEYIVSSLVTTAAQEALKYTVLAGLLAALTWPVSLMSAAYVIDNPWSVCLQRSEEVGKQLAEVLLTHQQGKRPVTLVGFSLGARVIFYCLKEMAKRKDCEGIIEDVVLLGAPINGKPENWMPMDRLVSGRIINGYCRGDWLLQFLYRTSSVQLSVAGLRPVKWDNRRMLNVDLSSVVNGHMDYMNQMDTILKAVGVKTKECRVADKWDLATVALDSSKRHGVTGLRRSATAPELAELQEKPQQGVTKSQTEFLIVERAELAASETNNSSGLDKKNDVGQVEEGRTSEGEIESALEATELEVKDVDVDEVTKSQEATIRDVEGVCLPVQSQSDDVESVLEAKEESATSQKTQEENE